In Choloepus didactylus isolate mChoDid1 chromosome 6, mChoDid1.pri, whole genome shotgun sequence, one DNA window encodes the following:
- the LOC119536889 gene encoding olfactory receptor 4X2-like, whose product MANTHNVTEFIFLGLSCYQEVQRVCFVIFLLLYLATVVGNFLVVLTVMTSRSLGSPMYFFLSYLSFVEICYSSTTAPKLISDLLTDQKSISLWGCLTQLFFFHFFGGTEIFLLTMMAYDRYVAICKPLNYTTIMTQQLCATLVGIAWLGGFVHSFAQILLIFHLPFCGPKVIDHYFCDVIPLLSLACSDTFLISLLVTANGGTLSVISFVVLLVSYVVILLHLRNQSSEGRHKALSTCGSHITVVVLFFGPLVFIYLRPSATLTVDKIVAVFYTMVTPLLSPVIYTLRNAEVKKAMKRLWIRAMRRDDGWS is encoded by the coding sequence ATGGCTAACACACACAATGTGACTGAATTCATTTTTCTGGGACTTTCTTGCTATCAGGAGGTGCAGAGAGTTTGCTTTGTGATATTTCTGCTCTTATACCTGGCAACTGTGGTGGGGAATTTTCTTGTTGTGCTCACTGTGATGACCAGCAGAAGTCTTGGctcccccatgtacttcttcctcagctACCTGTCCTTCGTGGAGATATGCTACTCTTCTACTACAGCCCCCAAACTCATCTCTGATTTGCTGACTGATCAGAAATCTATATCTCTGTGGGGCTGCCTGACACAGCTTTTCTTCTTCCACTTCTTTGGTGGTACTGAGATATTCCTGCTCAccatgatggcctatgaccgctatgtggccatctgcaagcCCCTCAACTACACCACCATCATGACCCAGCAGCTGTGTGCCACCCTGGTGGGAATTGCATGGTTGGGGGGCTTTGTGCATTCCTTTGCCCAAATCCTTCTCATCTTCCACTTGCCCTTTTGTGGCCCCAAAGTGATCGACCACTATTTCTGTGACGTGATTCCACTGCTCAGTCTTGCTTGCTCTGATACCTTCCTCATCAGTCTGCTGGTTACTGCCAATGGGGGCACCCTGTCTGTCATCAGCTTTGTGGTCCTCCTAGTCTCCTATGTGGTCATCTTGCTCCATCTGAGGAACCAGAGCTCTGAAGGGAGGCACAAGGCCCTCTCCACCTGTGGGTCCCATATCACTGTGGTTGTCTTGTTCTTTGGGCCCCTCGTCTTCATCTATCTGAGGCCTTCTGCCACTCTGACTGTGGACAAGATAGTGGCCGTGTTCTACACGATGGTCACTCCCCTCCTCAGCCCTGTCATCTACACCCTGAGAAATGCTGAGGTGAAAAAGGCAATGAAGAGGCTGTGGATCAGGGCAATGAGAAGAGATGATGGTTGGAGCTGA